Below is a window of Anomaloglossus baeobatrachus isolate aAnoBae1 chromosome 8, aAnoBae1.hap1, whole genome shotgun sequence DNA.
CTAGTGTCCTGCCAGCAGGGGGCACTGTACAAGGTCACCGCATAGAGGGTCAGCGCTAGAGTCCTGCCAGCAGGGGGCACTGTGCGAGGTCACCGCATAGAGGGTCAGCGCTAGAGTCCTGCCAGCAGGGGGCACTGTGCCAGGTCACCGCATAGAGGGTCAGCGCTAGTGTCCTGCCAGCAGGGGGCACTGTGCGAGGTCACCGCATAGAGGGTCAGCGCTAGTGTCCTGCCAGCAGGGGGCACTGTGCCAGGTCACCGCATAGAGGGTCAGCGCTAGTGTCCTGCCAGCAGGGGGCACTGTGCGAGGTCACCGCATAGAGGGTCAGCGCTAGTGTCCTGCCAGCAGGGGGCACTGTGCGAGGTCACCGCATAGAGGGGTCAGCGCTAGTGTCCTGCCAGCAGGGGGGCACTGTGCCAGGTCAGCGCTAGAGTCCTGCCAGCAGGGGGCACTGTGCGAGGTCACCGCATAGAGGGTCAGCGCTAGAGTCCTGCCAGCAGGGGGCACTGTGCGAGGTCACCGCATAGAGAGTCAGCGCTAGTGTCCTGCCAGCATGGGGCACTGTGCGAGGTCACCGCATAGAGGGTCAGCGCTAGTGTCCTGCCAGCAGGGGACACTGTGCGAGGTCACCGCATAGAGGGTCAGCGCTAGAGTCCTGCCAGCAGGGGACACTGTGCGAGGTCACCGCATAGAGGGTCAGCGCTAGAGTCCTGCCAGCAGGGGGCACTGTGCGAGGTCACCGCATAGAGGGTCAGCGCTAGAGTCCTGCCAGCAGGGGGCACTGTGCAAGGTCACCGCATAGAGGGTCAGCGCTAGTGTCCTGCCAACAGGGGGCACTGTGCAAGGTCACCGCATAGAGGGTCAGCGCTAGTGTCCTGCCAGCAGGGGGCACTGTACAAGGTCACCGCATAGAGGGTCAGCGCTAGAGTCCTGCCACCAGGGGGCACTGTGCAAGGTCACTACATAGAGGGGTCAGCACTAGTGTCCTGCCAGAAGGGGGCACTGTACATGCTGCACAAGGTCACCGCATAGAGGGGTCAGCACTAGTGTCCTGCCACCAGGGGGCATTGTACAAGGTCACCGCATAGAGGGGTCAGCGCTAGTGTCCTGCCAGCAGGGGGCACTGTACAAGGTCACCGCATAGAGGGGTCAGTGCTAGTGTCCTGCTGCATGCACAGAATGGTCACAATAATTACTTGATCCTTCAAGGagtaagagagacagacacagatcctCAGATAATGGACTACTCCGGGGTAAAGATCTATACAATATATAAAGAGCCGGGAACATCCCGCATCTTCTCCATTAACAGCTCACAAAAATGTCTGCAGACTAAACACATGCAGCGGCTCACAGCGCAGCGCGCACACAGACATCCGCAGCGCGCACACAGACATCCGCAGCGCGCACACAGACATCCGCAGCGCGCACACAGACATCCGCAGCGCGCACACAGACATCCGCAGCGCGCACACAGACATCCGCAGCGCGCACACAGACATCCGCAGCGCGCACACAGACATCCGCAGCGCACACACAGACATCCGCAGCGCACACAGACATTCTGGATTTAGATCTCACATTAAAGTGGTGTTCTCGAGTTAGAGGAGAGATTTCAATCTACGGTCTCTAGGGGGGAATAACTCTACTGGGGTCCGACCTCTATTGCCCCCACAGATCCTGTAAAGAGCCCCTGGCTGAATGGAGCAGAGGCCGATCGTGTGCACTGTCGCTGTGTTCACTCTAATGGGAGCACCGGAGATTACCAAACACTGTGCTCTGCTGATCGCCGGTGCTCCCATTAGAGTGAATGGAGCGGCAGCACTAGGAGAACTGTCAACATGAAAACAGCCTTTACATATACTTATACCAGGATTTCTCTGAAACTGCAACAAACCATAGTTTTCATAAAATTCAGCGAGCccagagccaccactagagggagccaccgCTTACATCAGATTACTCACTGAgcccacagccaccactagagggagccaccgCTTACATCAGATTACTCACTGAGCCCagagccgccactagagggagctacccCTTACATCAGATTACTCACTGAGCccacagccgccactagagggagctaccgCTTACATCCCATTACTCACTGAGCccacagccgccactagagggagctaccgCTTACATCCCATTACTCActgagcccacagctgccactagagggagctaccgCTTACATCACATTACTCACTGAGCccacagccgccactagagggagctaccgCTTACATCACATTACTCACTGAGCccacagccgccactagagggagctaccgCTTACATCACATTACTCACTGAGCccacagccgccactagagggagccaccGCTTACATCAAATTACTCACTGAGCccacagccgccactagagggagccaccGCTTACATCACATTACTTACTGAGCccacagccgccactagagggagctaccgCTTACATCACATTACTTACTGAGCCCacagccaccagtagagggagctaCCGCTTACATCTCATTACACACTGAGCCCacagccacctctagagggagccaCTGCTTACGTCACATTACTTACTGAGCccacagccgccactagagggagctaccgCTTACATCACATTACGCAGTGAgcccacagccaccactagagggagttaccGCTTACATCACATTACGCAGTGAGcccgcagccaccactagagggagctaccgCTTACATCACATTACTCAGTGAGcccgcagccaccactagagggagctaccgCTTACATCACATTACTCACTGAGCccacagccgccactagagggagctaccgCTTACATCTCATTACACACTGAGCCCacagccacctctagagggagccaCTGCTTACGTCACATTACTCACTGAGCCCgcagccaccactaaagggagctacCGCTTACATCACATTACGCAGTGCgcccacagccaccactagagggagttaccATTTACATCCCATTACTTGctgagcccacagctgtcactagaaCGAGCTACTGCTTAGATAATATTCAGTAAgcccacagccaccactagagggagctaccgCTTACATCACATTACGCAGTGAGCCCCCAGCTGTCACTAGAGGGAGCCACCACTTACATAACATTACTCGGGAgcccacagccaccactagagggagttactATAACCCTCTTTAAATCAATTATACACTTAATTGCAGgcatagagctccccctggtggtggctgtagataCACAGCATTACATGTAACGGTCTAAGTAAGGGATTTGGTTCTCTGAATCAGATGAAAATTTAATATTTAAAAAACTTCCATTATCTAGGATTGACCTGGATTTCTGTTATATTGATACCCTAAGATCAAGGGTGGCAAAACCCCCTCAGGGTCAGGTAATTAAAGGGGTCATGCAATGGAAGTAACACAGCTTGGTACATTGTGCGGCAAACACTCTCCTATTGGGAGAGAGCTGCAGAACCACTCAAGGCCACTAGACATTGTAGGACGTGAAGCCACCAATAACCTACAAATAAATCCCCAACTTCAATGTCCCGGGAAAACGCCCTTAAGGGAAATTTCAATGGTAATAATTTCATTACATACACTGACATTGGGTTGGGTTTGGTAAAAGCCGGGCACATGCTGCAGGAACTGCCCCATCCAGATCTATAGGGTAAGGTGGCAGCAGCACTGAGCACCTTCTCATCTGCAGCAAGCGGTCACATTGCACCATGCTTCCCTGCCGCATGCAGACCACACATCACTACACACCGCACGTCCCCTCCAGGAGGCTCCAGAACCCATTTTATTCTATTTGATCAGACAATTACTGGGAGGATTACAGCAGATGTGGAGCCGCGTCCCCCACAGACAGGAGCACTGAGCCTTGTAATCTAGAAGAGGGGTCAGCGGTCACTCTCTGTCCAGAGGTTAATTCTGCTACAACAGTCTTGTTATTAACCTCCAGGTAGCTGCTCCTTTGCGCTCTCCGTCCTCCACTGGAATCATGTACTTTATTACTCTGACGTCAGTTCTCCTTTTTCTCTGAATATTTATGTACAGCAGAAATGAAGGCCCCGACGTGCTCCGGGTCCATGTCTGGATACAAACCATGACCCAGATTAGCAATGTACCCTCGGCACCCAAAAGCCTCCAGCATCTTCTTCACAATCTCTTCAATGTTCTCCTGTAGCAAACGGGCAAGAGATTAACGATCAGCAAAATATAGAGGACGGAGCAAAATATAGAGGACGGAGCAGCTCCAGGCACCAAGAGAATAAAATATATCCAGCATCCATGTGACAAAGAGCTACAGAACAGAGCATGTTCCATACAGATAGATACAGAAATAAAATTTATATTGCACCCACCCtccatgttcaagaatataactactataatactgccccctatgtacatgaatataactactacaatactgccctctatgtacaagaatataactactataatactgcccctatgtacaagaatataactactataatactgcccctatgtacaagaatataactactataatactgcccctatgtacaagaatataagtactataatactgcccctatgtacaagaatataagtactataatactgcacctatgtacaagaatataactactataataccgcccctatgtacaagaatataactactataatactgctcctatgtacaagaatataactactataatactgccccctatgtacaagaatataactactataatactgccccctatgtacaagaatataactactataatactgccccctatgtacaagaatataactactataatactgctcctatgtacaagaatataactactataatactgctcctatgtacaagaatataactactataatactgctcctatgtacaagaatataactactataatactgctgctatgtacaagaatataactactataatactgctcctatgtacaagaatataactactataatactgcccctatgtacaagaatataactactataatactgcccctatgtacaagaatataactactataatactgcccctatgtacaagaatataactactataatactgcccctatgtacaagaatataactactataatactgctcctatgtacaagaatataactactataatactgctcctatgtacaagaatataactactataatactgcccctatgtacaagaatataactactataatactgcccctatgtacaagaatataactactataatactgctcccatgtacaagaatataactactataatactgctgctatgtacaagaatataactactataatactgctgctatgtacaagaatataactactataatactgctgctatgtacaagaatataactactataatactgcccctatgtacaagaatataactactataatactgctcctatgtacaagaatataactactataatactgcccctatgtacaagaatataactactataatactgctcctctcctatgtacaagaatataactactataatactgccactatatacaagaatataactactataatactgccccctatgtacaagaatataattactataatactgctcctatgtacaagaatataactactataatactgccccctatgtacaagaatataactactataatactgctcctatgtacaagaatataactactataatactgccccctatgtacaagaatataactactataatactgctcctatgtacaagaatataactactataatactgctcctatgtacaagaatataactactataatactgcccctatatacaagaatataactactataatactgccccctatatacaagaatataactactataatactgccccctatatacaagaatataactactataatactgtccccgatgtacaagaatataactactataatactgcccccgatgtacaagaatataactactataatactgccccctatatacaagaatataactactataatactgtccccgatgtacaagaatataactactataatactgcccctatatacaagaatataactactataatactgcccctatgtacaagaatataactactataatactgccccctatgtacaagaatataactgcttctTGTTTACATAAATATCATTAATATACTACTGCCTCCGGTAcaaaagaatacaactactataatgccTTTTATGTATTGGAAATTGTAAAGTTCCGTTATACAtctctagttatattcttgtacataggagcagtatagatGTGTAACGGAACTTTATATTATGCCCAACATATATTTCACCTCAGAGGATTTGATGACAATTTACCGTATAAAATATTAATGTATGAATAGTTTCCTCCGTGTAATATACAATATAAGCCTTGCGGCCGGTGTCACACTCACCTTGCTGGCATACAGGGCGCATGGGTCCATGTTTCCTTGCAGCGTCACTCTCTTCCCAGTTTTCTCCCTGAAATAAAAGGCTGATTATTAACATGTTGGAGGTTCCGGAGTATGTACAATATTTTACGGTATAATAACGAGCTGAATGTCAGATGCAAGATTTACAGAAACACCACAGAGTAgaggaaaaaaaaaccctaaaccCTCAGGAATAGAGTGAGAATCAATGCGGAGTCCCAGCCACATAACCCTGACTCCGTCCACGTCTCACCGGGCCTCCTGGGGTCGAATCGTCCAGTCCAGTCCAACCACTTCATAACCCGACTGGGACAGATCCTCCAGTGCGTAATGTGCGTCCTTGGCAAAAACGATCTGTAAGGAAACATCAATGACCACAACATCCAAGACCATGGGATCTACCACTAAGACGCCAATCAGTCTGATACAATGTATCGGTGGAAGTGAAATGTATCATCCTCCAAGAAGAAAAAAAGAGGGGATTTGTGCCGCTGATGGGTGTAACTTGCATAAAATGTGTCTAGAGTGATACAGCGaagggtttgttacagtgtgtcaaCAGGTTAAGGTCAGTGGGTGGAAAAGTGGAGACGTAAGATACAAAGCTGCAGTTGGGGGGGGGGTGCGGTCCATTACTTTTGGAAGGACGTGACACCCGTGGTATCTCAGGACGTACACAGGCACTTGACCCTTCCCTTACGCCTACAGGGACTCACCATAGGCACCTGCTCCAGTCCCTCCGCTTTCAGCTTCTGCTTCACTCGGCGTGAGATTTCCCGTATATACGGCAGAGAAAAATCTGCAAACTGCTGAGGTCCAAGACAGCCGGCGTGAGACTCAAACACCTGCAGAGCCTGAAAGGGCCCAGGTGGGGGTTATTACAGGACACCGCGTCATGTCGGCGGAGCCTGGCCACTGATCCAAACCCTACCTGTGCTCCTGCCGCCACCTGGCCCACCAAATAGTCCACGATGACGTCCGTGAGTTGTTGCAGCAGCTGGTGGCTGGCGCTCGGGTTCTGGTAAAGCCATCGTTTGGCTTTGGACATGGTGTTGGAGCCTCCTCCTTCTATCATGTAGGTCATCAGCGTCCACTATCAGGAGATGAGAGGACGTAAGTGACACTGAACAAGTCCAGCACCTTCCCCCATCGCAGTGAGTGACACTTACCGGAGCGCCGGTGAATCCGATCAGCGGCACCTGCCCGGCAATTTTATGACGAGTCAGCGTGATCGCCCGGAACACATAACCCAGCTCCTGAGACACGTCCACCGCAGGCTTCAGTTTCTGCAGATCCTCTGGGCCCTTAAGAGGTTCTGGAAATACTGGACCCCTCCCTGGCTCCATACGGATCTCCATGCCCAACGCCTGAATATAATAAAACAGTCTTTCATCTGTTATCACTGAGAAATGAGATCTAAGTATGTGTGTGGCCCTTTAAGAGCAGTGCAGAATGACAGAGGACTGTGCGGTTTCCTATTACGTTTTGTGGAATCTGTTGCCCTCTAGTGGGGACAGTAATTATTACACCACAAAAGGGGACAATTTTTTTATAATATGAAGATTttataaaagaatttaaaaaaataattataaaaacagTCGTCCACTTCTTTTTGTTTTGAATATGGCCCTGGTTGTGCCGGAATAAGTAATAGTATGTCGGCTTTGGAGCAGATTTGATCGACAGCTCTGACAAATGAAGAGACCGCTGCAAAatggtcagtttttctgatttttctctttatatttttgagtaaaatgtaaattgctcttttattctatgatctactgacgacgtctccgaatttccaagcaataaattttgtatttattttctgaaaatgagaaatggtcaaaataacagaacaatgcacaaataatacaaagaaaacaagttcataattatttagaaacaacaatactaataatattttacctcaggaagattcagaaatcaatattttgtggaataaccatgatttgtaatcccagctttcatgcgtcgctttccaccagtcttttacacggcttttgggtgaccttatgccactcctgctgcagaaatgtaagcagtttttctttgtttgaaggcttgtgactatccatcttcctcttgattacattccagaggttttcattgaggttcaggtctggagattgggttggccatgacagggttttgatgtggtggtccttcatccacacattgattgacctagctgtgtgacaaggcgcattgtcctgctggaaaaaccagtcctcagagttggggaacattacctgagcagaaggaagaaactgattttccaggataaccttatatgtggcttgattcatacgtccttcgcaaagtttaatctgcccaattccagccttgctgaagaaaCCCCAGATCATCTTCGATCCTCCAGCAAATATCACAGTGGGTACAAAACACTGCGGCTtttatgcctctccaggtctctatcTAACCATcacacgaccaggtgttgggcaaagctgaaaattagactcaccagagaagattaccttactccaatcCTCTATGGTCCAATTCTTATGGTCTTTgttaaacttcagcctggctcttgtttgcttctcattgatgaaaggcttttttctagctttatatgacttgagccctgcctctaggagcctattACCAACTGTTCTTGCTgtacacttcaccccagctgccattccttttgtaggtccctgtcatggccagctcaatctccagacctgaaccccattgaaaacctctggaatgtaatcaagaggaagatggatagtcacaagccatcaaacaaagaagaactgcttacatttttgcaccaggcgtggcataaggtcacccaaaagcagtgtgacagactggtggaaagctgtgactaaaaatcatggttattccacaaaatattgatttctgaatcttcctgaggtaaaacattattagtgttgttgtttctaaatgattatggacttgttttctttgcattatttgaggtgtgaaagccatgcattgttttgttattttgaccatttctcattttcagaaaataaatacaaaatttattgcttggaaattcggagacattttcagtagtttatagaataaaagaacaatttacattttacaaaaaaaatataaagagaaaaatcagaaaaactgaaaattttgcaggtgtctcttaaagggaacctgtcaccacttttttggcctataagctgcagccaccaccagtgggctcttatatacaggagtctaacatgctgtatataagagcccaggccgctgtgtagaacatgaaaaacactttataatacttacctaacggtcactcggttggccagatgggcgtctccgttctccggtgccggcgccgcctctttcggccatcttcgtcctctttctgactcctgtgtgcatgacgcgtctacgtcatacacactcgccggtcctgcgcaggcgcacttcaatactttgatctgccctgctcaggacctgaatgccggcgagtgtggatgacgtcggacgcgtcatgcaccgcggctagagaagaaggaggacaaagatggccaaaagaggcggcgtcggcaccggagaacggagacacccatatggccaaccgagtgaccgttaggtaagtattataaagtgttttttatgttctcacagcggcctgggctcttatatacagtatgttagaatgctgtatataagagcccggttgtggtggccgcagcttatatgccaaaaaaaagtggtgacaggttccctttaatttttgccagagctgtatattcaCCGGCATCTTGCACGTCTGCGCATGGAGAGGGCTCATATAGAACAGCAGATCACCTGCGGGATCACCAAAATGTCCGAGAAGATAATCGCAGCGTCCAAGGGGAACCGGCGCAGCGGCTGCAAAATAAAAAGCCAAAGAGGTAACAGCAAAAAATCTATACCGCCAAAATGAAGCTGAACCCATAACTATACCACCAAGCCCCATTTACGTTGTTACCTGTAACGTCAGCTCACAGCAGATCTCGGGGCTCCGACATGAAGCGAAGAAATCCTGAGCGGCGCGGGTCTCCCGAAATTCTGCACCAGGGAAGAAGGAAACAAGACATGAAATCCAACCACTAGGGGGCAGCAGTGAGTTTGCTGTAAAAAGCTGGGTATGGGGTGCAGTCGTATAAGGGATCGTGGGCACATCTAGGGGGGGTGGCTATACCCCCTATAATGCCATGTGTTTAGTTTATACTGTTAGTTTGGTCTGTCCCTATGACAACACTTTTTGCTCATGTGCTTTGTCCCAAGAACCCTATGGTAATACTGTCAATCTGTCATCACACATCTCATTCACGGGTCCTCTGAGAACATGGCGCTAGaaatgcaggagcccaggaagtgttgtcatagggCAAGAAACAAAATCTCTTCTAACAAGAGATCATACAAAAATCTAACAGCTTAAGATAATTCAACAAGAATAAGAAACGTCTAGTTACATCTATTTGACAAATAAAATAAATCTAAGATTAAAAATAAATCTGACGGGTGACgtcttctccagtcacctccagagctgcactcaaagGATCCACGCAAGATAAAGTGAAGCTGAGGTAATACCAAGCTACTTATTTGTAGTGTTACACCGGCGCGGAGCCACATCTCTCCCAGGGTGAAGATTATTCTATAAAACCACCCACCTGGTAAATATCTGCCCGCCTGTCGCATACACCACACCGGCA
It encodes the following:
- the UROD gene encoding uroporphyrinogen decarboxylase isoform X2, translated to MRQAGRYLPEFRETRAAQDFFASCRSPEICCELTLQPLRRFPLDAAIIFSDILVIPQALGMEIRMEPGRGPVFPEPLKGPEDLQKLKPAVDVSQELGYVFRAITLTRHKIAGQVPLIGFTGAPWTLMTYMIEGGGSNTMSKAKRWLYQNPSASHQLLQQLTDVIVDYLVGQVAAGAQALQVFESHAGCLGPQQFADFSLPYIREISRRVKQKLKAEGLEQVPMIVFAKDAHYALEDLSQSGYEVVGLDWTIRPQEAREKTGKRVTLQGNMDPCALYASKENIEEIVKKMLEAFGCRGYIANLGHGLYPDMDPEHVGAFISAVHKYSEKKEN
- the UROD gene encoding uroporphyrinogen decarboxylase isoform X1 — its product is MEQPEHLLPQGFPALKNDTFLRAARGEECRHVPVWCMRQAGRYLPEFRETRAAQDFFASCRSPEICCELTLQPLRRFPLDAAIIFSDILVIPQALGMEIRMEPGRGPVFPEPLKGPEDLQKLKPAVDVSQELGYVFRAITLTRHKIAGQVPLIGFTGAPWTLMTYMIEGGGSNTMSKAKRWLYQNPSASHQLLQQLTDVIVDYLVGQVAAGAQALQVFESHAGCLGPQQFADFSLPYIREISRRVKQKLKAEGLEQVPMIVFAKDAHYALEDLSQSGYEVVGLDWTIRPQEAREKTGKRVTLQGNMDPCALYASKENIEEIVKKMLEAFGCRGYIANLGHGLYPDMDPEHVGAFISAVHKYSEKKEN